One Parashewanella spongiae genomic window, TGTGTGCATTACAGAGATTATCTAGAAAGCATGCTGCCGTACCTAAGATGGTTTGCCATGATGCAGATTTTTTTGTACTTGAAGATTCAGGGGTAACGATTAAAGACTGGCTTTCGAAAGATATTTCACAAGACAATATGCAGCAAATCCTAAATGATTCAAGTAAAGCGCTGGCTGAGCTACATTCTATGGGCTTAAACCATGGTCGTCCTGCGTTAAGAGATATTTGTTGGAACAATGGGCAAGTAACTTTTATTGATTTCGAATCTAAATTCGGCAAAAGCAGTGAAGAGCAAAAGAAAGTACGTGATTTGGTACTCTATATCCATAGCCTATATCGCTCGTTAGGTCCTCAAAATGAAATAGTAGAACAAGCGATTCAACAATATAGAGACGCCGGAGGTGAATGGGTATGGCTTCAAACTCAGGATTTTTTACGCTCTTGGCAGTGGCTATATTATGTAAGTTTCCCATTTAGGAATAATGGTGGTCGAGATTCGAAGCCTGTTTACTGGGTGTTAAGGCATTTTAGATACACAGTATAATGAGCTTTTATTGGCGTAAATTAGTATAACTCACGCCATTAAAATAAACCTATTACTTCTTTAAATCGTAATATAAGGTTTCAATCCACTTATCTTCAGTAATAAATGACCAACTCCATGCTTGTAGTGATGCAGGTAACCCCTGTTTTTTCATTTTTTCTAGTGAGTGCTCTTGGACTAATTGTTGTTGCATCCAGTTAATACTGTCATCCAACATGATTTTGAATTTCATTAAATCATCTTTAGCAGCAAGTGTGCCATGCCCAGGGATCACTTTAGTATCCTTATTAATGCGCTTTAAAACGGCAGCAACATTGTCTCGGTAACCAATGACAGAGCCACCACCTTTAAGATCAACATACGGAAAGTGATCTTTAAAAAATAAATCACCCATATGAACGACTGAATCATCACTCCAATAAACCACACTGTCACCATCGGTATGCCCTGGCTTTAAATGAACAACATTCATTGTGGTGCCATTAAAATGGATTGATATGCCATCATCATAAGTAATAACTGGTAACGCTTTTTGATCAACTTTAGGGTTACTTTGAAGTCGCTTTAAAACATTGTGGTGCGCCATAATAGTACCGCTTTGACTGAAATGTTCATTACCGCCAGTGTGATCACCGTGATAATGAGTATTGATGATATATTTAGGCTCACCAACTTGGATTTCTGATAGGGCTTTTTCAATTTTATCGGCGAGTGGTGCAAATTGATCATCAATAATCAAAATCCCGTCTTCACCTGCAGAAACGCCAATATTTCCGCCTGCACCAGTGAACATATAGGTTGAATGAGTAAGTTTTTGAGGGACAATCTTAATGTCTTTGAAGCGATCGTCTGCGTGGGTGTTTATGGAAAATAGCAAAGCTATTGCGGCTGAAACGGTAGCGATATGTTTCATCTT contains:
- a CDS encoding MBL fold metallo-hydrolase, whose protein sequence is MKHIATVSAAIALLFSINTHADDRFKDIKIVPQKLTHSTYMFTGAGGNIGVSAGEDGILIIDDQFAPLADKIEKALSEIQVGEPKYIINTHYHGDHTGGNEHFSQSGTIMAHHNVLKRLQSNPKVDQKALPVITYDDGISIHFNGTTMNVVHLKPGHTDGDSVVYWSDDSVVHMGDLFFKDHFPYVDLKGGGSVIGYRDNVAAVLKRINKDTKVIPGHGTLAAKDDLMKFKIMLDDSINWMQQQLVQEHSLEKMKKQGLPASLQAWSWSFITEDKWIETLYYDLKK
- a CDS encoding lipopolysaccharide kinase InaA family protein, with amino-acid sequence MVNMSFEQKLAQMLELNKGKRIFQFEHQGQRYWLKQAEKLKGFMRVLKGNAQKALRREMCALQRLSRKHAAVPKMVCHDADFFVLEDSGVTIKDWLSKDISQDNMQQILNDSSKALAELHSMGLNHGRPALRDICWNNGQVTFIDFESKFGKSSEEQKKVRDLVLYIHSLYRSLGPQNEIVEQAIQQYRDAGGEWVWLQTQDFLRSWQWLYYVSFPFRNNGGRDSKPVYWVLRHFRYTV